One window from the genome of Pandoraea fibrosis encodes:
- a CDS encoding helix-turn-helix transcriptional regulator, with translation MSTVRFLISRHDVKLNVSGLVHTLPAGSMTATSSDATLDAPGPVVSHDFHACDLQALYPDVVDLLDRRPLGVFHRQAARTLVLEPTMVDVAMTLQNIDRMAMLRFFYVYCLCRDQRYFSAMLRQTIAGSHSLFDFVEANFHRPWPVGRLAEEFGMPLRKFRYLFQQTYGMPAKQWLLERRLRLARDLLLSTRHKVLDIALECGFTNHAHFTDTFRKRFDCAPTEIRLGTPPQRGGRRVAMPRADAYAAMRADLVAGHGALPEGGGVQ, from the coding sequence ATGAGTACGGTGCGATTTCTGATCAGCCGCCACGACGTCAAACTGAATGTGAGCGGTCTCGTGCACACGCTGCCGGCCGGCAGCATGACCGCCACCAGTTCGGATGCGACGCTGGATGCCCCAGGGCCGGTGGTGTCACACGACTTTCATGCCTGCGATCTGCAAGCGCTGTACCCGGACGTCGTCGATCTGCTCGATCGTCGCCCGCTAGGCGTCTTTCACCGGCAAGCGGCCCGCACGCTGGTCCTCGAACCCACCATGGTGGACGTGGCAATGACGTTGCAGAACATCGACCGCATGGCGATGCTGCGTTTCTTCTACGTGTACTGCCTCTGTCGCGATCAGCGTTACTTCTCGGCGATGTTGCGTCAGACGATTGCGGGCAGCCACTCGCTGTTCGATTTCGTCGAGGCGAATTTTCACCGGCCGTGGCCGGTCGGACGCCTCGCGGAAGAGTTCGGCATGCCGTTGCGCAAGTTCCGCTATCTGTTCCAGCAGACGTATGGCATGCCCGCGAAGCAGTGGCTGCTTGAACGTCGCCTGCGACTGGCCCGCGATCTGCTGCTCTCCACGCGTCACAAGGTGCTCGATATCGCGCTCGAGTGCGGTTTCACGAACCACGCGCATTTCACCGATACCTTCCGCAAACGATTCGACTGTGCCCCGACGGAGATTCGTCTCGGCACGCCGCCACAGCGTGGGGGACGTCGCGTCGCCATGCCACGGGCCGACGCCTATGCGGCCATGCGTGCCGATCTGGTCGCCGGTCACGGCGCCTTGCCTGAAGGGGGAGGCGTGCAATGA
- the sctF gene encoding type III secretion system needle filament subunit SctF: MNIEEIHRSMSEGVRGMSNEATQAVRSREINDPGHMLDVQFKLQQFSTMIGLHSATIKLLKDTMMGIIAKIA, encoded by the coding sequence ATGAACATCGAAGAGATCCATCGCAGCATGTCCGAGGGCGTGCGAGGTATGTCGAATGAGGCGACACAAGCCGTGCGCAGCCGGGAGATTAATGACCCGGGACACATGCTCGATGTGCAATTCAAGTTGCAACAGTTTTCGACGATGATCGGTTTGCACAGTGCGACGATCAAGCTGCTCAAGGACACGATGATGGGCATCATCGCCAAGATCGCATGA
- a CDS encoding DUF1039 domain-containing protein gives MTPMESTSSHAVGRWLDAPTRQRIVELAIAGAHHGMCAEPRMILRALPSLVTDRETRQWLHVALLIALGDTGAARAHLAGAAVAAREHDAATDVLARWLDAMDARDLAASTHASCVTPSSASLSPSPILLS, from the coding sequence ATGACGCCGATGGAATCCACGTCCAGCCATGCCGTGGGCCGATGGCTGGATGCCCCGACCCGCCAGCGCATCGTCGAGTTGGCCATCGCGGGCGCGCATCACGGCATGTGCGCGGAGCCCCGAATGATTCTGCGCGCGCTGCCATCGCTCGTGACGGATCGGGAGACGCGTCAGTGGCTGCACGTGGCGCTGCTCATTGCCCTCGGCGATACCGGCGCGGCGCGCGCGCATCTGGCGGGCGCCGCAGTCGCCGCACGCGAGCACGACGCGGCGACCGACGTACTCGCCCGCTGGCTCGATGCGATGGATGCGCGCGATCTGGCCGCGTCGACGCACGCGTCTTGCGTTACGCCGTCCTCTGCTTCTCTCTCCCCCTCACCGATTCTCTTGTCATGA
- the sctI gene encoding type III secretion system inner rod subunit SctI, with translation MTTPSISEIAAHVAAATPPAKTFPSPTAGENDAVLFGRALASAPSLPEHHLLSAAGKLAGRTERLAERVTLDERTLDEPGRMLDAQRVLTERVLALDFVAKTAGAATQGVNKLVHMQ, from the coding sequence ATGACCACTCCCTCGATCTCCGAAATCGCGGCGCATGTCGCGGCTGCGACGCCGCCGGCAAAGACCTTCCCGAGTCCCACCGCGGGCGAGAACGATGCGGTTCTCTTCGGTCGGGCACTGGCCAGTGCCCCATCGCTGCCGGAACATCATCTGCTCAGCGCGGCCGGAAAGCTTGCGGGGCGCACGGAGCGGCTCGCCGAGCGTGTGACGTTGGACGAGCGCACGCTGGACGAGCCGGGGCGCATGCTCGACGCACAACGCGTGTTGACCGAGCGCGTGCTGGCGCTCGATTTCGTCGCGAAGACGGCAGGCGCCGCGACGCAGGGCGTGAACAAGCTGGTTCACATGCAATGA
- the sctJ gene encoding type III secretion system inner membrane ring lipoprotein SctJ, which produces MAGSLATFATSKRRLGRWWLGGALVLMLAGCKVELHRSLSETEANQMLALLLVSGLHADKRADTNGMTVRIERGDFVRGVEVLRQHGLPRQKRASVEDVFPPGQLVSSPVQEQAKLTYLKEQRLERMLTALDGVMVAEVSIAQVPVDSAGRSTLPPGVAVFVKYSPEVNMTQRMTDIRSLVHDSVPGVTPERISIVLQPSDYRLPRAAINASSGAQAEVAAKAGRWRTALGWGMVAAASVGLIAAGVMAWRRRATWIERLRARVVRTT; this is translated from the coding sequence ATGGCGGGGTCACTCGCGACGTTCGCGACGAGCAAACGCCGGCTTGGCCGATGGTGGCTTGGTGGCGCGCTTGTGTTGATGCTCGCGGGATGTAAGGTCGAATTGCATCGCTCGCTGAGCGAGACCGAGGCGAACCAGATGCTGGCGTTGCTGCTCGTCTCCGGATTGCATGCCGACAAGCGCGCCGACACCAATGGCATGACGGTCCGCATCGAACGCGGTGATTTCGTGCGCGGCGTCGAAGTACTGCGTCAGCACGGGTTGCCACGTCAGAAGCGAGCCTCGGTGGAGGATGTATTCCCGCCCGGACAGCTCGTCAGTTCTCCCGTACAGGAGCAGGCGAAGCTCACGTATCTCAAGGAGCAACGGCTCGAGCGCATGCTGACGGCGCTCGACGGCGTGATGGTGGCCGAGGTCTCCATCGCACAGGTGCCGGTGGACTCGGCGGGGCGCTCGACCTTGCCGCCCGGCGTGGCTGTCTTCGTGAAGTACAGCCCGGAGGTCAACATGACACAGCGCATGACCGATATCCGCAGTCTGGTGCATGACAGCGTGCCGGGTGTGACACCGGAGCGTATCAGCATCGTCTTGCAGCCATCTGACTATCGTTTGCCGCGCGCGGCCATCAATGCTTCGTCGGGAGCGCAGGCCGAGGTCGCTGCGAAGGCTGGACGGTGGCGCACCGCATTGGGATGGGGCATGGTCGCCGCGGCGAGCGTTGGCCTGATCGCCGCAGGTGTCATGGCGTGGCGACGCCGAGCCACGTGGATCGAGCGCTTGCGGGCCCGGGTGGTGAGGACGACGTGA
- a CDS encoding type III secretion system domain-containing protein, giving the protein MSRLHNGNVSQLARLIWQPGLHMDDGWWREFDMLAWRDTYRQHAVCRAHIDRLLITRRGWPDAATRDCAPPESDTAHAVLRLVPRLRRVSLAYGLRMLGCPDYLLLGTYRRALSSWLDAWQCDRLLLTRREWPARSAFSPDEIVEAALATTGACLDSAPMPPATDMATVGKAARILLPPPAEASPTSAGVPAMDDIWPRLVALEKMLCMSSTLH; this is encoded by the coding sequence GTGAGCCGTCTGCACAACGGCAATGTCAGTCAGCTTGCCCGCCTGATCTGGCAACCGGGCTTGCATATGGATGACGGCTGGTGGCGAGAGTTCGACATGTTGGCGTGGCGGGACACCTATCGGCAACACGCCGTTTGCCGGGCCCATATCGATCGTCTGTTGATCACTCGCCGGGGATGGCCCGACGCGGCGACGCGCGATTGCGCCCCGCCCGAGAGCGACACGGCGCATGCCGTGCTGCGGCTGGTCCCTCGCCTACGGCGGGTCTCGCTGGCCTACGGCTTACGCATGTTGGGGTGTCCGGACTATCTCCTGCTCGGCACCTATCGCCGCGCACTGTCGTCATGGCTCGACGCCTGGCAGTGCGACCGGTTGCTGCTCACGCGACGAGAGTGGCCGGCGCGCTCTGCGTTTTCGCCAGACGAGATTGTCGAAGCGGCGCTGGCGACGACCGGTGCGTGTCTGGACAGTGCCCCGATGCCGCCGGCGACGGACATGGCGACCGTGGGCAAAGCCGCGCGAATCCTGTTGCCGCCTCCGGCCGAGGCCAGCCCGACGTCAGCCGGTGTGCCGGCAATGGACGACATCTGGCCACGGCTCGTCGCGTTGGAGAAGATGCTATGTATGTCATCGACTTTGCATTGA